Sequence from the Coturnix japonica isolate 7356 chromosome 19, Coturnix japonica 2.1, whole genome shotgun sequence genome:
CCTAAATAAGCTCAGAGAGAAGATTACGTGATCACGCCCTGGTCAGAGCAAAGACAAAACGTCTCAGCAATACCAGTTCAGAGAATTCTTCACTCATCATTGCTTTGGGTAAATCTGCTTCCATTCAATAAGAACTTTGCTCCCAGGCCAGGAATTAAGATAGAAAAGTTCTGGTTCCAGATGCTTGTTTGCTTCtataaaaggagaaaggaagaaaaacaaacaaaaacagaacaccaCCATAGTGGAACTGCTAGTTCAAGGCTTGACGTGATGATTGAACACCTAATGAAGGGCTGTGGCTGGTCCATGCAGCACACATTGCATGTGACCAGCAGGGGTGGACCAAGAGTAATGCATATAAGAGCCAGCGAGGGAAAAGAGCTCATTTGGACCTAGACTGCTGTACAAGGAAGAGCACAGAGATCCCCTTCACTAGTTGGGTGAGTTGGTTTTTCTCTGTCTATAACTCTCTGTATATAAGTGTTTCTCCTCTGTATATAACTGGTGCTCTACCTGCTTGTTATTTATATCCACCCCCCTGGcatagcagtgctgcagaggtgCTACTTGGTGCCATCAGTGCGGCTGCTTTCACCTCTTCATAGAGCTTCTGTGTTCAGTTGCATGTGTGACAAAGCCAAGTTGGCCGGGTAACACAGGAAAAAACTCCCCATTTTGCCTTCCTAAATGCCACTGATCAACTAACAAGTGCCtcctcctgcacacacacatccctTTTATTACTGTCCCTTAATTAAAACTGTATCTCATACACAGGAgtaaaacagagagaaggagCTGGCTTATGTTACACTCATCCACAGATGCAGCGCTTTCTATCTCCTTAGCAGTGCTTACAGTTACAGGTAAGAGACTAAAGCATGCTTTGCAGGGAAGAAATGATAGAGTTACCACGAGCTGAGCTGCCAGCAAGGCCCAGCACCGGGGGAACAGCCTGCCATAGAACCTACAATAGCCTTCAATGGCCCGCAGACCTGCCTTCATCCGACCCCTGCATATCTTAATCTAAGCCATCCATCTGCGCTGCAGCTCCCATGTCCTCCATGCACTCATCCCTGCCAGCCAGGCCCTGATTCCTTCCTCTGAGTCCCCCGATCTCCTCCCAAGCCCCACAACTCCCCTGCAGCCCTACCCCGCTCCCCTCAGAGGCCAAGCCAAGCCCGAACCgacccaaaccaaaccaaaccgaaccgaaccgaaccgcTCACCCACGCTCCATGCTCCCAACAGGAACTCCCCGCCTTGTCCCGCCCCCCGACCGGCTCAATAGCAACACGCGGTTCTACTCACTGACGCAGGAGCTCGCCAATAGGAAGGCgagtctgtgctgcagcctaAAGTAAGGCTCTCTTATATGTGTTACGCATGGCCCGAGACCATCTTTTTGCTTgattaaagcaaagcagcagagattCTACGTGGTGCATTTATTAAGAGCTCATCCCGCACCCTCTCACACTGGCACATTGCTTTAAAATTTGCACATTGCCATTTAAAAACATccaaaatgaacaacaacaaataaaagcacaccatttattttctgaccATGGGATGGGAAGCAATTAAACCTGGTGCTGTCGTTGAACCAGGAGCTGTGAGTGCTTGCAGAACTGATCTCATTTCAGCTGATTTTCCGTTCTGCAGCCCATAGAACATCCCCTAAAAGACCAATTCTTTGTACGGCTGAAACTTCAAGCACTGTCAGCTGAATGGGGGCAATGAATGGGTTTGCACCCAAAGCTCAGATGGGCCCTTCCTAAACTTCTGATGCAAACACCCCCTTTTCCAAACACCAAAGCTCTTCAAACTCTATTCCTTGCCATGGCAATGGGGTTGAGTTTTCTTCGTGGCTCTGTCCTTCACATTTCTCAGTAGGATTTTTTCCTCACCCAGCCCTTTTTTGGTACTTTCCATTTCCTCATGCTCGAGAGAGAGGTTTGATCAGCCCGTAATCCATGCACTTTGTGAGACAATCACGTGCTGCATTAATGACGTGCTGCTTCTTGGGGTCATCTTCTTGCTTGCCAACGAATGTCAGGATCTCCAGGAGCTCTGACTCCACCAGTTTCTGTGCCAGCTCTTTGCTGGCACTGATTAAATTGAAAGCGATGACCAGTCCACGATGCTGCACTTCCATGTTATCATGCAAGCAGAGCCTCTGCAGGATTTCAAGCCACTGGGTGGTCTTTAAGGAGGGGAAACATTGTTAGTATTGGTCTGAAGATTACCTCAACCAAGTTTTAAGGGTGTAACATTGCATTCCTAACCTTGTTTGACAACATATATGCTGGGCTTCACTTGAAGAATACAATAGTGGTTTCATCTCTAAGATGAAGCCTTAGGAGTTGACTTCAGAAAGGTTGCTTTACTTTCTCTGGGAGCAAGCATGCTAAGTTCCTCACTGGACAACTGCTGCACTACCTATTCCTTAAGAGAAGCATTTAAGGCTGTGCCTACACTGATGGTAGTTAGACTTATGGTCTTACCACTTCAGTCATCTTTGAGCAGAGTTTCTTTTGTGCCGCTGTAAGCATGGCcagggctcctgctgctgctttctggacCTTCTCATCATCCTCACTGCACAGTAACACCACCAGCTTCAGCCGGTCGTTTCCATCAGCCACAAACCGCTCTTGAAcctgaaaaaaaagccacagaatcCAGAGACAATGCAGTGTGAATGCATCATCACGGTGGcccaggtgctgctgcatgcaACCAGGCCTGAGATGCTGTTACCTCCTTGCTGACCACCAGGTTGCACATGCATTCTGTGGCTGCCTGTCGGAGTTGGTCGTGGTTCTCAAACATATAGTTTTCAATGTCTGGCAATGCTCCTTCTTTGACTATTTTCatcctgtgttgaaaaggaatCAAAACACATGAGATgtgataatcatagaatggtttgagttcAAAGGGACCCCCagaggccatctggtcccactgcctgcagtgcacagggacacccacagctccatcagtgctcacagccctccGGTCTGACCCTGGGGGCCTGCAGGGACTGCCATCATCCCTACTCTCAGCAGCCCATGtggtgcctcaccaccctcactgcaaACAACTTCTTCattacatccaacctaaatctgcctctttccagaggaaaaacacTTCATAGTGGCTATTTTATGAATCTTTTTGTTTAGAGACCTTTATAGCTGTGCCAAAGGCAGCTCAAATTAACCACTCTTCCCAGTCCTATGAGAAAAGCATTGAGGTAAAACTCACGTTCGCTCCTGACAAAGCAGCTGGACAAAGAAGAGGCCCAAAAAGCAGCTGCACTCACCTTAGTTTATCACTTCTTCCTGAGAAATTAGTGAGCCCCAGGAGAGCCTCATAGTTCTGGAGGCCATCTCTCTCAGTGTTCAGCAAGCTGATGAGTGGCCTCACCACTTCGTACACCTGAGAACAAGAGGTGTTAttgcttttccagctttcttggcaattttcatttgaaaaacaaaacaagtggtttctcacttttattttattttaaaacttaccCTCTCTCCTGGGAACGCCATGTCTGGATTGGAGATAGCAGCAATTTTTGCCAGAGCGTGAGAAGCTTTTATCTTGCCAACGTCTGTGCCTTCCACAGCCAGAGGAATCAGGGCCTAACACACAGGAAAGCATTAAATGCCACCTCCCCTCTCTACAGGATCCCAACAGACATTTAATGCCCATCAGGCTGGGCTGCAGGTAGAAGAGGAATCACCTTTCCACCACCTTGAGCGACAATGGTCCCACGGTCCTTGGGGTCATCACATAACGCAAGGAACACCCTGCAAAAACACAGCATCACTCGCTGGAACAGCAATAACCCACCTCCCTCATGGGACGGGACAAAGGTTCTGCAATTAACTCTATCCCAGGCAAAACCCAGCAGGCACCTGGCGATGAGCTCCTTGCTCTGGTCTGTCAGTATGGCACTGTCAGCTTTCACCATGCAGGCCAAGGCTGAGACGACGCCGGCTTTCAGCAGCCGCTTCACTCGCTTCACAACAAAATCCTTCTTGTCCTGCAGAGGGGAAGGACATGGCAAAGGGATTAGCCCCTAGCAGCTGCCATCCTGCTTGGCTACCGTCAAGTCTTATTGGGGAGCAAAGCAATCTCAGCTTCATAGGCTGGGAACTAGGAGACCTGGTGGCTGTGACAATGAATACACCAaagaataaatcacagaatgggcTGGGAAGCCCTCAATATCACGTAGTTCCATGCCCCCATGTGCTCGTTGCCCCCtgtcagctcagctgcccatggccccatccagcttggcttTGCGCAtctcctgggatggggcatccatagctctttgggcagcctgttcatTGCATCACCCCCCTCTGAGGAAAGAGCTTCCACCTAACATCTAAAATCTTCAGTCCTGAGCACCTCCTGACCACACAGACCCTACCTTGGGATGCTCCTCAGGCACGTGCTGCTTGGAGAATTTGGCCAGTTGCACCAGCTCTGGGACCAGCTCCTTCGTATCGTAGCTGTTGGTGCAGTTCACCAGCGCAGAAGCCACAGAATACAGGATAGTCTTGTCACTTGTCTGCACAGACAAAAAAAGTCCTTGTTGAAGTGCTCATTGGTTTATCTCCAGGTCAGGGAAAAACTGTAGTTTATGGTCAAATAGTCCCATCAGATGCTGTCAGAACCTTGAAGCCTTTGCTTTTCATGTGGTAACACCTACTACAGTTACTGACAGTAAAGAGCAAACTTCTGCTCGTATCTGTTGATAACAAGTTTGGGATATCTCAGCATCACATGCAAAACCGAACAGCTTCTAAACTAAAGGTGAGGGTTTGGGGTCAGAACTGCTCCTGCTTAGGGAGACAATGTTATTCTGGAGAGCCTGATGCTACAAGAGGGATGAGAGAACAGTGTAAGGGGGTTTGACCTTGGCTAACTCAAACATGGCTTGCAGGGCTTGCTCATCTTCCACAAAGTCATCTTTCACATCTGCATCAAGGGTCAGATATGCCAGTCCTTCCACAGCCCATTTCCTGGTACGGGCATCTATGCTGGTGTTGCACAACCACCTGGAAGAGAGATATCTACATTTATCTCAGGAGCCAGGACTGATTTCTttggaaagagaggaaggaagaccATGTGTGCTAAGAACATTTCAGGCTTGAGCCTGCACTTGGATTCTACTACAACTCCCAGTAGGTCCCTAAGGACAAGAAATTCTCTTTCAATAGGACATGAGGGAAAGGTACGACTCACTTTCGGCACTGCTTGGCAAGCTTCTCTGTGGAGCCCTCAGCAAACTGCCGCAGCCCATAATCTGTCCCTCCTGCTGAGCCCAGCTTGCAGAGACCCTGAGGAGGAATCAAATAAGTCATTAAGCCTCCAATGTTGCTGCCCAAATTCAGCCTAATCCCATATCTGAAGTCAAGTCTAAGAGGAAGCATCCAGGGTTAAGGAGGTGACAAAGGGGCTGGTATCCTTACCACTAGGGCTCGGATTTTGATCTTCTCATTCTTGGTCTTCTTGTAGATGTCCTTCAGGAGTGTTATTCCATTAGAGATGATGAAGGTGGCCCGGCTCAGCTTGGTGGAAGCGTGGATGAGGGCTTCCACAGCCACCAGCTGGTCAATCTCCCTCTCGGACCCACACAGGGCAACCATCATCTCCATCACCCCCTTCATGCTAAGTAGCTTGTTGCCCAAGTCAAAGGGCCCTTGCAGAACTCCAGACACCATCTGGATGGCGTGGAGCGTCTTGTCCATGTTCTGTGGGTCGATTTTGCTCCTGCATTGGACAGATAGAGTCAACATACAGTGGTTACTCACCATTCTCATTCCTTTGAGGATCTCTCTGTGGGGTAGGAATGTACTGAGCAGTTTTGTTTGGCTTGATTTTTGGGCAATGTGAAGCCCAGAGGTGGACTTAATGATCCTTGTGGATCCCTTCCTGCTTGGGAtatttctctgctgagctgagcacCATTGGcaaaatatatagatattaGGGACAAAGCCGAGCACAAATTCATGCAAAGATTGCAATCCACCTGGAAGGAGCACATGAGGTTCCATGCTCAAAGATCCTGCAGGATATCAGGCAAATCAAGCAAATCTCAGGCAAAGGCCTCAGTTTGGCATCTAAGAAAGCCCCACTGCTTTCCTTAGCCCTGCAATGAGCCCACCCCGCTCACTTGATGTACTCCTCGCAGATCTCACGGTAGTTGTCACGCTCAGGGTCGCAGCGCAGGTCATCATAGAGCTTATTGAGGAGGATGGAGGCAGTCAGCTGGGTGTTCTCTGTCAGCGGCAGACAGCCAGGCATCTCAGGAATCTGGCCCACCACTTTCAGTATCTTTTTTAAGCCTGGAAACAATGAAGTGATACGGCTGCTAGAGGAGAGCGAGCCTGCCCAAAACTCAGGATGCTGTTTGCTGGCTTCTTGCAATGAAACAGGCAGCTCAGTGGCGTATTACTTTATAGCTTAATCACATCATCTTTAGACAAATTATCAAGAAGAAGAACATTCTGCTCACGGGTTTGTGGCATTGAGCACCTCCCAGGCTAGAGCAGGGATGAAAGGAAGGACTCACCATTATCGATGACAAAAATGGTCCTGCTGTTGTCATGCTCCTTCAGGTCCTTCCTTGGTATGTTCTTGTTGAGGAGGTTGAGAGCTCGGTCTCGTCCCTGCCCGGATACATTCTTACTGACCAACATATCCAGCAAACGCATCGTGATCATCTTCAAGTCTTTTTTAGTATCTATACAgaagcaaggcagcagcagccagttAGGAGAAGTTTTCTCTCAAAGCTGGTGAACTCAGTGAATAACCATTCAAAGCCATCACATGGCTGCAACATTGGTATTGGAGttagagcagcagctcccttgCTTCTACAACAAGACCGAGGGCTACCATTACCTAGCACCAGAGCCTCCTCCTTGCCATGGTGCTCCTCCTTGCCCTGCCCCAGCAAGCAGTCAGTGATGGTCTGC
This genomic interval carries:
- the UNC45B gene encoding protein unc-45 homolog B; this encodes MEDPIQLKEEGNKYFQASDYERAAQSYTQAMKLNKDRALQAVLYRNRAACYLKKEEYAKAASDASRAIDINSSDIKALYRRSQALEKLGKLDQAFKDAQKCATMEPRNKNFQETLRRLGADIQEKLRIQFSTDMRVQKMFEILLDENSEKEKREKAANNLIVLGREEAGAERIFQNNGVSLLLQLIETKNAELVLAAVRTLSGMCTGHKARATAILHYLGIDNICMWMSVDNEEISLAVCNLLQTITDCLLGQGKEEHHGKEEALVLDTKKDLKMITMRLLDMLVSKNVSGQGRDRALNLLNKNIPRKDLKEHDNSRTIFVIDNGLKKILKVVGQIPEMPGCLPLTENTQLTASILLNKLYDDLRCDPERDNYREICEEYIKSKIDPQNMDKTLHAIQMVSGVLQGPFDLGNKLLSMKGVMEMMVALCGSEREIDQLVAVEALIHASTKLSRATFIISNGITLLKDIYKKTKNEKIKIRALVGLCKLGSAGGTDYGLRQFAEGSTEKLAKQCRKWLCNTSIDARTRKWAVEGLAYLTLDADVKDDFVEDEQALQAMFELAKTSDKTILYSVASALVNCTNSYDTKELVPELVQLAKFSKQHVPEEHPKDKKDFVVKRVKRLLKAGVVSALACMVKADSAILTDQSKELIARVFLALCDDPKDRGTIVAQGGGKALIPLAVEGTDVGKIKASHALAKIAAISNPDMAFPGERVYEVVRPLISLLNTERDGLQNYEALLGLTNFSGRSDKLRMKIVKEGALPDIENYMFENHDQLRQAATECMCNLVVSKEVQERFVADGNDRLKLVVLLCSEDDEKVQKAAAGALAMLTAAQKKLCSKMTEVTTQWLEILQRLCLHDNMEVQHRGLVIAFNLISASKELAQKLVESELLEILTFVGKQEDDPKKQHVINAARDCLTKCMDYGLIKPLSRA